The window GCATCATCATTATGCTAGAAATTAAGGGTGCAAAAGCTAAAATTCCGATACTCATAACCCCAATGAATGGAGCCACTTTGTCGTCTGGTATAACATTCGTTAGTCCTTCGGTAAATAATTTCGTCGTAATAACGAACATCACTGTCGCAAAAATTCCACTAAACGTACTTAAGGTAGAAACGGTTAGCCATTTACCAAAAAGTATGTTTGTGCGTTTCACTGGTGTCATTAATAATGCTTCCATCGTGTTCCTTTCTTTCTCCCCTGCAAATAAATCATTACTAGTAGGAATACCACCCGTAATAATAGACATCACAATAATTAGTGGAGCAAGAATGCTTAGGAGAAAGCTTGATGTATCCTCCTCAGATTCAGAAATGCTATTAATGGAGAATTGAAATGGTTGAAATGCTCCAGCGTCTAAATTATAGTCTTCATATCTTTTTTGTTGGACGGTTTCTTTTAAAGTATTTAAATGGTTGTTTAATGTACTGGTAGCTAGCTCGCCTTTTTGACTAAATTGATCTACGTATATCTCTATAGTTGGTGATCCACCTTGTTCAATCTTGTCAAGAAATTCTTGTTCTGCATATAAGGCAATTGTTGCTTCTCCGTCTTTCACAGTTTGGATGGGATCAGTCTCCTTTGAAACAGTTATACTTTCTAAATTAGAAAACCATTCATATGTTTTATCATCTATCGAGTTTTCTACAGCAACTGTATAATTTTCAGTTGAGTCTTGAAAGAAGAATGCCTCGTAGAAAAACACCATTCCTAAGCTAAATAACATTGGAATGAGAATACTAAGCATGATTGTCTTACGATCACGAAGCGAGTCAATTAATTCTT of the Bacillus sp. SM2101 genome contains:
- a CDS encoding ABC transporter permease; translation: MIWTIFKKELIDSLRDRKTIMLSILIPMLFSLGMVFFYEAFFFQDSTENYTVAVENSIDDKTYEWFSNLESITVSKETDPIQTVKDGEATIALYAEQEFLDKIEQGGSPTIEIYVDQFSQKGELATSTLNNHLNTLKETVQQKRYEDYNLDAGAFQPFQFSINSISESEEDTSSFLLSILAPLIIVMSIITGGIPTSNDLFAGEKERNTMEALLMTPVKRTNILFGKWLTVSTLSTFSGIFATVMFVITTKLFTEGLTNVIPDDKVAPFIGVMSIGILAFAPLISSIMMMLSLLANTVKEAGNYISPLSMLAMIPFFLLMGLSVNELTTTHFLIPFFNIFALIKQLIFGVYSIESIGMVVGSSVLVIVILFLLGALMFKKDRWVLGKGA